A single Drechmeria coniospora strain ARSEF 6962 chromosome 03, whole genome shotgun sequence DNA region contains:
- a CDS encoding 5'->3' exoribonculease Dhp1 codes for MGIPAAFRWLSSKYPKIISPVIEERPITMDDGTTIPVDASKRNPNGEEFDNLYLDMNGIVHPCSHPEDRPAPKDEEEMMLEVFKYTDRVVNMVRPRKLLMIAVDGVAPRAKMNQQRSRRFRSAQEAKEKELDKQELLKLVKQQNGGILPPEHAGVVSKKAFDTNSITPGTPFMDILASSLRYWCQYKLNTDPAWGKLKVIISDATVPGEGEHKIMSYIRSQRASTEHDPNTSHVIYGLDADLIMLGLATHEPFFRVLREDVFFQDSKARTCRLCGQKGHEARNCRGEAKEKTGEFDEKETDSSPLKPFIWLHVSVLREYLAAELAVPGLPFRFDLERAIDDWVFMCCFVGNDFLPHLPALEIREHGIETLMTIWRDNLPSMGGYVTKDGHINWNRAQCILDGLGKKEDAIFKRRKEQEDRREANAKRRKLQAGGGNDRARHAESGAAPRKDGHHNPAHGLHLHPIAQFPKETPSAITYEMVVNRGGIQDTNIANKSAASVLKDKLRGGTSATEAEGSDTVSSQSPPLKRKASDLEDAARASGVASTTASHAATTAEGPVDTVRLWEDGYADRYYQQKFHADPSDTGFRRNVARAYAEGLAWVLMYYFQGCPSWDWYYPYHYAPFAADFQDLATMDVTFSKGYVSKPFEQLMSVLPAASRHALPDVFHDLMTNEDSTIIDFYPEEFEIDLNGKKMAWQGVALLPFIDMPRLLAAVQQKYPLLSPEDAARNGVGRDVLIFSDNHEGLYDEILTKFYSKRQGASRFKLDPKISDGLSGKVEKLSEYVPHGTLHYPLDSHAMPDLDYDRSVSLVGQVGVMAGLASIIHIGAGIQPTISVAQVALGGAVYLPEQAIFTWGCHLQLHDSLIGVTSSSSIWEHYSHAWASGYSE; via the exons ATGGGTATTCCGGCCGCCTTCCGCTGGCTCTCCAGCAAATACCCCAAAATCATATCCCCAGTGATTGAGGAGAGACCGATCACCATGGATGACGGAACCACTATCCCTGTTGATGCTTCGAAACGGAATCCCAACGGGGAGGAGTTTGACAATCTCTATCTCGACATGAACGGCATTGTTCATCCCTGCTCCCACCCAGAGGACAGACCTGCGCCAAAGGATGAGGAAGAAATGATGCTCGAGGTGTTTAAATACACAGACCGCGTTGTAAACATGGTGCGCCCCCGTAAACTGCTCATGATCGCCGTCG ATGGTGTTGCGCCACGTGCCAAAATGAACCAGCAACGATCGAGGCGGTTTCGGTCGGCCCAAGAAGCCAAAGAGAAAGAACTGGATAAGCAAGAGCTCCTGAAACTTGTCAAGCAACAAAATGGAGGCATCTTGCCACCTGAGCATGCCGGAGTGGTCTCTAAAAAAGCGTTTGACACAAACTCGATCACGCCAGGTACACCATTTATGGATATACTGGCATCTAGCTTGAGGTATTGGTGCCAGTACAAACTTAATACTGATCCGGCTTGGGGCAAGCTTAAAGTTATCATATCCGATGCAACCGTTCCCGGCGAAGGTGAACACAAGATCATGTCTTATATTCGATCACAACGTGCCTCCACCGAACACGACCCGAACACGAGCCATGTGATCTACGGGCTAGATGCGGATCTTATAATGCTCGGTCTTGCGACTCATGAACCTTTCTTCAGAGTATTGCGTGAAGACGTCTTTTTTCAAGACAGCAAGGCAAGAACTTGCCGGCTTTGCGGACAGAAGGGTCATGAGGCGCGAAACTGCCGTGGTGAGGCCAAAGAGAAGACTGGAGAATTTGACGAGAAAGAAACCGATTCATCGCCGCTCAAGCCTTTCATTTGGCTTCACGTTTCAGTGCTCCGGGAGTATCTGGCCGCCGAGTTGGCAGTTCCTGGCTTGCCATTCCGCTTTGATCTGGAGCGTGCCATTGATGACTGGGTCTTCATGTGCTGCTTCGTTGGAAATGATTTCCTTCCTCACTTACCTGCCCTCGAAATCCGTGAGCACGGCATAGAAACATTAATGACGATATGGCGTGACAATCTCCCATCCATGGGTGGATACGTCACGAAGGACGGGCATATCAATTGGAACAGAGCGCAGTGCATATTAGATGGCCTTGGGAAGAAAGAAGATGCGATATTCAAACGCAGGAAAGAACAGGAGGATCGCCGCGAGGCCAACGCTAAACGACGGAAGTTGCAAGCTGGCGGGGGCAATGACAGAGCAAGACACGCAGAATCGGGAGCTGCACCGCGAAAGGACGGACATCATAACCCAGCGCATGGCCTACATCTGCATCCGATTGCTCAGTTTCCGAAGGAGACGCCTTCAGCCATTACCTATGAGATGGTAGTTAACCGAGGCGGAATTCAGGACACAAACATTGCCAACAAAAGCGCAGCAAGCGTCCTCAAGGACAAGTTGCGCGGCGGGACGTCGGCTACTGAAGCCGAAGGTTCGGACACGGTCAGTTCGCAATCTCCACCGTTGAAACGCAAGGCGTCCGATTTGGAAGATGCGGCTCGGGCTTCCGGGGTCGCGTCCACGACGGCGTCTCATGCTGCAACGACAGCAGAAGGTCCCGTTGATACGGTTCGGCTGTGGGAAGATGGCTACGCAGATCGTTATTACCAACAGAAATTCCACGCAGACCCAAGCGATACCGGCTTTCGGCGTAATGTCGCACGCGCGTATGCCGAAGGACTGGCATGGGTCTTGATGTACTACTTCCAGGGATGTCCATCCTGGGACTGGTACTACCCCTACCACTACGCACCGTTTGCCGCAGATTTTCAAGATCTCGCGACAATGGACGTGACGTTCAGCAAGGGGTACGTTTCAAAACCGTTTGAGCAGCTGATGAGCGTCTTGCCCGCTGCATCCCGTCATGCGCTTCCTGATGTCTTCCATGACCTTATGACAAACGAGGACAGCACAATCATTGATTTCTACCCGGAGGAATTCGAAATTGACCTGAACGGAAAGAAGATGGCTTGGCAAGGTGTGGCCCTATTGCCATTTATAGACATGCCCCGGTTGCTCGCTGCCGTCCAGCAAAAATATCCGCTGCTAAGTCCAGAAGACGCCGCGCGAAACGGTGTTGGGCGAGATGTCCTCATCTTTTCTGACAACCATGAGGGTCTCTATGACGAAATCTTAACTAAGTTTTACTCAAAACGTCAAGGCGCGTCAAGATTCAAGCTGGACCCCAAGATCAGCGACGGGCTGTCTGGGAAGGTGGAGAAGTTGAGTGAATATGTCCCTCATGGAACATTGCATTACCCCCTGGACAGCCACGCAATGCCAGATTTGGACTATGATCGTTCCGTCAG TCTAGTCGGGCAGGTCGGAGTTATGGCGGGGCTCGCTTCGATAATACACATCGGCGCCGGGATCCAACCCACCATCAGCGTGGCACAAGTAGCCTTGGGCGGGGCGGTCTACCTCCCGGAGCAGGCAATTTTCACATGGGGATGCCACCTCCAGCTCCACGACAGTTTGATCGGGGTAACTTCTAGCTCATCCATTTGGGAACATTACTCACACGCCTGGGCCTCGGGCTATTCTGAGTAG